Proteins encoded by one window of Channa argus isolate prfri chromosome 13, Channa argus male v1.0, whole genome shotgun sequence:
- the gnb1a gene encoding guanine nucleotide-binding protein G(I)/G(S)/G(T) subunit beta-1, with amino-acid sequence MSELDQLRQEAEQLKNQIRDARKACADATLSQITANIDPVGRIQMRTRRTLRGHLAKIYAMHWGSDSRLLVSASQDGKLIIWDSYTTNKVHAIPLRSSWVMTCAYAPSGNYVACGGLDNICSIYNLKTREGNVRVSRELAGHTGYLSCCRFLDDNQIVTSSGDTTCALWDIETGQQTTTFAGHTGDVMSLSLAPDTRLFVSGACDASAKLWDIREGMCRQTFTGHESDINAICFFPNGNAFATGSDDATCRLFDLRADQELMVYSHDNIICGITSVAFSKSGRLLLAGYDDFNCNVWDTLKADRAGVLAGHDNRVSCLGVTDDGMAVATGSWDSFLKIWN; translated from the exons ATGAGTGAACTGGATCAGCTACGCCAGGAGGCTGAGCAGCTCAAGAACCAGATCAGA GATGCCAGGAAAGCGTGTGCGGATGCTACCCTGTCTCAg ATCACAGCTAACATCGACCCCGTTGGCCGAATTCAGATGCGCACTAGACGGACATTGAGGGGGCATCTGGCTAAAATCTATGCCATGCACTGGGGCAGTGACTCGAG gCTTTTGGTCAGCGCCTCCCAGGATGGAAAACTCATCATCTGGGATAGCTATACCACGAACAAG GTCCATGCCATCCCATTGCGCTCCTCCTGGGTGATGACGTGCGCCTATGCTCCTTCTGGGAACTATGTTGCCTGTGGAGGTCTGGACAACATTTGTTCCATCTACAACCTCAAGACCCGCGAGGGAAATGTTCGTGTCAGCCGTGAGCTGGCTGGGCACACAG GTTACCTGTCCTGCTGTCGCTTCCTGGATGACAACCAGATTGTCACCAGCTCTGGAGACACCACCTG TGCTCTGTGGGACATTGAGACTGGTCAGCAAACAACTACATTTGCTGGCCACACCGGTGATGTCATGAGTCTCTCTCTGGCACCTGATACCAGGCTGTTTGTGTCTGGAGCCTGCGATGCCTCGGCCAAGCTCTGGGACATTAGAGAAGGAATGTGCCGACAGACCTTCACTGGCCACGAGTCAGACATCAACGCCATCTGT TTCTTCCCTAATGGGAATGCCTTTGCCACTGGCTCAGATGACGCTACCTGCCGGCTCTTTGACCTGCGTGCTGACCAGGAGCTGATGGTTTACTCACACGACAACATCATCTGCGGTATCACTTCCGTGGCATTCTCCAAGAGTGGCCGCTTATTGCTGGCTGGCTACGATGATTTCAACTGCAACGTCTGGGACACTTTGAAGGCCGACCGTGCAG GTGTCCTGGCTGGTCATGATAACCGAGTGAGTTGCTTGGGTGTTACCGATGACGGCATGGCAGTGGCAACAGGGTCCTGGGACAGCTTCCTTAAGATCTGGAACTAG